Proteins encoded by one window of Candidatus Odinarchaeum yellowstonii:
- a CDS encoding NADH-quinone oxidoreductase subunit J translates to MIDFIFHFTMIAAMIIFAIIAIEHKNLVYCAISLAVMSVFLGIIYFILNAPYVAVFQLVIYAGAVTVLFLAAISLVTKAKGEEKD, encoded by the coding sequence ATGATTGACTTCATATTCCACTTTACGATGATCGCGGCTATGATAATATTCGCGATAATCGCAATTGAACATAAAAATTTAGTTTACTGCGCTATTTCACTCGCTGTTATGAGTGTTTTCTTAGGGATCATCTATTTTATTTTAAACGCCCCCTATGTAGCGGTATTCCAATTAGTCATCTACGCTGGAGCGGTTACCGTTCTGTTTTTAGCGGCTATAAGCCTCGTGACTAAAGCTAAAGGAGAGGAGAAAGATTGA